Proteins encoded together in one Sphingomonas radiodurans window:
- a CDS encoding TIGR02466 family protein translates to MPIRSLFPTLFYEDTIAAPALITELETSVRTLAQDDTAGRRWSKEHGYRGYTSYASLDDLPHRDPAFADLKRHLDRHVARFAEACGFELGGRRLKLDSLWVNLLKPGGAHSGHIHPHSVVSGTIYVTVPPGSGALRLEDPRLGLLMAAPPRDGTFVHAEPAPGAVFLWESWLRHEVMPSTAKADRISISFNYRW, encoded by the coding sequence ATGCCCATCCGTTCGCTCTTTCCGACTCTCTTCTACGAAGACACCATCGCCGCCCCGGCCCTGATCACCGAGCTGGAAACCTCGGTGCGCACCCTCGCGCAGGACGACACTGCCGGCCGGCGCTGGTCGAAGGAGCATGGCTACCGCGGCTACACCTCCTACGCCTCGCTCGATGACCTGCCGCACCGCGACCCCGCCTTCGCCGACCTGAAGCGCCACCTCGATCGCCACGTCGCGCGCTTTGCCGAGGCGTGTGGGTTCGAACTCGGCGGACGGCGGCTCAAGCTCGACAGCCTGTGGGTCAATTTGCTCAAGCCCGGCGGCGCGCATTCGGGGCACATTCACCCGCACAGTGTCGTGTCCGGCACGATCTACGTCACTGTCCCACCTGGCTCGGGCGCGCTCCGGCTCGAAGATCCCCGTCTTGGCCTCCTGATGGCCGCCCCGCCCCGCGACGGCACGTTCGTCCATGCCGAGCCCGCACCGGGGGCGGTTTTCCTGTGGGAAAGCTGGCTGCGCCACGAAGTGATGCCGAGCACCGCAAAGGCCGATCGAATCAGCATCAGCTTCAACTATCGCTGGTAA
- the rplU gene encoding 50S ribosomal protein L21, translating to MFAVVRTGGKQYRVAAGDKIVVEKLDGDAGASITLSDVLLAGEGSELKSVDGLTVAAEIIAQAKGEKVIVFKKRRRHNYRRKNGHRQNHTILKIVSIGAQA from the coding sequence ATGTTCGCAGTCGTGCGCACAGGCGGCAAGCAGTATCGCGTTGCCGCCGGAGACAAGATCGTCGTCGAGAAGCTTGATGGAGACGCTGGCGCTTCCATCACGCTGAGCGATGTGTTGCTCGCTGGCGAAGGGTCGGAGCTGAAGTCGGTCGACGGCCTCACCGTCGCGGCCGAGATCATCGCGCAGGCGAAGGGCGAGAAGGTCATCGTCTTCAAGAAGCGTCGTCGTCACAACTATCGCCGCAAGAACGGCCACCGCCAGAATCACACGATCCTCAAGATCGTGTCGATCGGCGCGCAGGCGTAA
- a CDS encoding glycosyltransferase family 2 protein, which yields MLRRDRPIVQVAIANRAEQRRRVEPRLGRFSLPWIEIDRDRLERCAATTPEAAITLNVPALGAQLDNIYRPISARTALELAGPVLTLNLPAGGPEISLDGPRVSAVIPNYNYAQYLPERIGSLLAQDTPLELVLLDDASTDTSIDVALATARAAGRELQIVTSPRNSGSVLAQWRRATMLARGRYLLIAEADDVAEPALVATLAAKLDAHPDMAFAFSDSAEIDAEGAIARPDYKAYYAALGDRALEREQVMPADKFLLRFLLPRNLVVNVSAVLWRTAALRAAFERLGAAIDDFRAAGDWRVYIEACRAGGSVGYVPAPLNRFRRHPGSVIGRYTREQHIAEVEAIHALLLSLCGGEPSVDERLAHHRAALRHLWSLPPIMDDPGGTP from the coding sequence TTGCTTCGCCGCGATCGCCCGATCGTACAGGTCGCGATAGCAAACCGTGCTGAACAGCGGCGAAGGGTCGAGCCGCGCCTCGGCCGCTTCAGCCTGCCCTGGATCGAGATCGATCGCGACCGTCTCGAACGCTGCGCCGCCACCACGCCCGAAGCGGCGATCACCCTGAACGTACCGGCACTGGGCGCCCAGCTAGACAACATCTACCGCCCGATCTCCGCTCGCACCGCACTTGAGCTCGCCGGCCCGGTGCTAACACTGAACCTGCCCGCTGGCGGACCGGAAATCAGCCTCGACGGTCCGCGCGTCTCCGCCGTCATCCCGAACTACAATTACGCCCAGTACCTCCCGGAACGCATTGGCTCGCTGCTAGCGCAGGACACGCCGCTCGAACTCGTCCTGCTCGACGACGCCTCGACCGACACATCGATCGACGTCGCGCTCGCGACAGCACGCGCCGCCGGCCGCGAGCTTCAGATCGTCACCAGCCCACGCAACTCGGGCAGCGTCCTGGCGCAATGGCGCCGCGCGACGATGCTCGCGCGCGGCCGTTACCTCCTGATCGCCGAGGCTGACGACGTCGCCGAGCCGGCGCTCGTCGCGACACTCGCCGCAAAGCTCGACGCGCACCCCGACATGGCCTTCGCGTTCAGCGATTCAGCCGAGATCGACGCCGAAGGCGCCATCGCCCGTCCCGACTACAAGGCCTATTACGCCGCACTCGGCGACCGCGCGCTCGAGCGCGAGCAAGTGATGCCCGCGGACAAGTTCCTGCTGCGCTTCCTCCTCCCCCGAAATCTGGTGGTGAACGTCAGCGCGGTGCTCTGGCGCACCGCGGCGCTGCGTGCGGCCTTCGAGCGGCTCGGCGCCGCGATCGACGATTTCCGCGCCGCCGGCGACTGGCGCGTCTACATCGAGGCGTGCCGAGCTGGCGGCAGTGTCGGCTACGTCCCCGCCCCGCTAAACCGCTTCCGCCGCCACCCCGGCAGCGTCATCGGTCGCTACACCCGTGAACAGCATATCGCCGAGGTCGAGGCGATCCACGCCCTGCTCCTGTCGCTCTGCGGCGGCGAGCCGAGCGTCGACGAGCGGCTCGCCCACCACCGCGCTGCGCTTCGCCACTTATGGTCGCTCCCACCGATCATGGACGATCCTGGCGGAACGCCGTAG
- the ychF gene encoding redox-regulated ATPase YchF, translated as MGFRCGIVGLPNVGKSTLFNALTQTAAAQAANYPFCTIEPNVGNVGVPDPRLEKLAAIAKSAKIIETQLAFVDIAGLVRGASKGEGLGNQFLGNIREVDAIVHVLRCFEDGDVTHVEGKVDPIADAETVETELMLSDLESLEKRVPNLIKKGQQGDKEAKIGASVLGQALDLLREGHPARLTKPKDAEEERVFSQAQLITAKPVLYVCNVDEADAANGNALSARVFKKAAAEGAEAVVVSAAIEAEIATMPAEDRGEFLAELGLEETGLARVIRAGYKLLNLLTFFTVGPKEARAWTVAAGSKAPQAAGEIHTDFERGFIRAETIAFDDYITCAGETGARDAGKLRQEGKEYVVHDGDVMLFRFNV; from the coding sequence ATGGGTTTCCGCTGCGGCATCGTGGGCCTGCCCAACGTCGGCAAGTCCACCCTCTTCAACGCACTGACGCAGACCGCTGCGGCGCAGGCGGCGAATTACCCATTCTGCACGATCGAGCCCAACGTCGGCAACGTCGGCGTGCCCGATCCGCGGCTGGAGAAGCTTGCCGCGATCGCCAAGTCAGCCAAGATCATCGAGACTCAGCTCGCCTTCGTCGACATCGCTGGCCTCGTGCGCGGCGCGTCGAAGGGCGAGGGACTCGGCAACCAGTTCCTCGGCAATATCCGTGAGGTCGATGCGATCGTCCACGTGCTGCGCTGCTTCGAGGACGGTGACGTCACGCATGTCGAGGGCAAGGTCGATCCGATCGCCGACGCCGAAACGGTCGAAACCGAGCTGATGCTCTCCGATCTGGAAAGCCTGGAAAAGCGCGTGCCGAACCTGATCAAAAAGGGTCAGCAAGGCGACAAGGAAGCCAAGATCGGCGCCAGCGTGCTGGGCCAGGCGCTCGATCTGCTCCGCGAAGGCCATCCCGCCCGCCTGACCAAGCCCAAGGATGCTGAGGAAGAGCGCGTATTCTCCCAGGCGCAGCTAATCACCGCCAAGCCGGTGCTCTACGTCTGCAACGTCGACGAGGCCGATGCCGCCAACGGCAATGCACTATCCGCGCGCGTGTTCAAAAAGGCCGCCGCCGAGGGCGCCGAGGCGGTCGTCGTTTCCGCCGCGATCGAGGCTGAAATCGCGACCATGCCGGCCGAGGACCGCGGTGAATTCCTCGCCGAACTGGGTCTTGAGGAAACCGGCCTCGCCCGCGTCATCCGCGCCGGGTACAAGCTGCTGAACCTGCTCACCTTCTTCACCGTCGGTCCGAAGGAAGCGCGCGCCTGGACGGTCGCCGCAGGATCGAAGGCGCCGCAAGCCGCCGGCGAGATCCACACCGATTTCGAACGCGGCTTCATCCGCGCCGAAACGATCGCATTTGACGATTACATCACGTGCGCCGGCGAAACCGGCGCACGTGATGCTGGCAAGCTGCGACAGGAAGGCAAGGAATATGTCGTCCACGACGGCGACGTGATGCTGTTCCGCTTCAACGTCTGA
- a CDS encoding GNAT family N-acetyltransferase, producing MFARTKRLTLRPGWPEEAETLTETIAHEAVAMKLARLPWPYTVGDAEAFLAVPRGPTDARFFIMAHEGRQPQMIGGIGLNLIGRGTAELGYWLTPRAWGRGYATEAGRAVIDMARHALPLRRLEASHHLDNPASRRVLEKLGFREVRREPLFSLARGGDVDSAVLALDLEGDTDARSPLMPIAA from the coding sequence ATGTTCGCGCGGACGAAGAGATTGACGCTGCGGCCCGGTTGGCCGGAAGAGGCCGAAACGCTGACCGAGACGATCGCACACGAGGCGGTGGCGATGAAGCTCGCGCGCCTGCCCTGGCCCTATACCGTCGGTGATGCGGAGGCGTTCCTCGCCGTGCCGCGCGGGCCCACCGATGCGCGCTTCTTCATCATGGCGCACGAAGGCCGCCAGCCGCAGATGATCGGCGGGATCGGGCTCAACCTCATCGGGCGCGGCACCGCCGAACTCGGCTATTGGTTGACGCCGCGCGCATGGGGTCGCGGTTATGCCACCGAGGCGGGCCGCGCGGTGATCGACATGGCGCGCCATGCGCTGCCGCTGCGCCGGCTCGAGGCGAGCCATCACCTCGACAACCCCGCCTCGCGGCGCGTGCTGGAGAAGCTCGGCTTCCGCGAGGTGCGGCGCGAACCGCTCTTCTCGCTCGCGCGCGGCGGTGATGTCGACAGCGCCGTACTGGCGCTCGACCTGGAGGGCGACACCGACGCCCGATCGCCGCTAATGCCGATTGCTGCTTAG
- the obgE gene encoding GTPase ObgE: protein MHFLDQAKIFVRSGAGGPGAVSFRREKYIEYGGPDGGNGGKGGDIIFEAVAGLNTLIDFRYTQHFRADRGHGGSGSNRTGAGGEDLVIKVPVGTQVLADDDERTLLLDLTEVGQREMFLRGGDGGRGNASYKTSTNRAPRQHGTGWPNDEAWVWLRLKLLADAGLVGLPNAGKSTFINAVTNAQAKVGAYAFTTTRPQLGVVRHKANEFVVADIPGLIEGAADGAGIGDRFLGHIERCRVLLHLVDANDADVAESYRIVRDELVAYGAGLDEKPVVVALNKIDTLDDELLAALLAELEEASGAEVIPISAASGTGLDWALDHLLEAIGPDHAKVAADDTDVEPVEWSPV from the coding sequence ATGCACTTCCTAGACCAAGCCAAGATCTTCGTCCGTTCGGGCGCCGGCGGCCCCGGCGCCGTCAGCTTCCGACGTGAAAAGTATATCGAATATGGCGGCCCCGATGGCGGCAACGGCGGCAAAGGCGGCGACATCATCTTCGAAGCCGTCGCTGGCCTCAACACGCTGATCGACTTCCGCTACACGCAGCATTTCCGCGCCGATCGCGGCCATGGCGGCTCGGGATCGAACCGCACCGGCGCTGGTGGCGAGGATCTCGTCATCAAGGTGCCCGTCGGCACACAAGTGCTCGCCGACGATGACGAGCGCACGCTGCTGCTCGATCTCACCGAAGTCGGCCAGCGCGAGATGTTCCTGCGCGGCGGCGACGGCGGTCGCGGCAATGCGAGCTACAAGACCTCGACCAACCGCGCGCCGCGCCAGCACGGCACAGGCTGGCCCAACGACGAGGCGTGGGTGTGGCTGCGGCTCAAGCTGCTCGCCGACGCCGGACTCGTCGGATTGCCCAACGCGGGCAAGTCGACCTTCATCAACGCCGTCACCAACGCGCAGGCCAAGGTCGGCGCCTATGCCTTCACCACGACGCGACCGCAGCTCGGCGTGGTGCGGCACAAGGCGAACGAATTCGTCGTCGCTGACATCCCCGGCCTGATCGAGGGCGCGGCGGACGGCGCCGGTATCGGTGATCGCTTCCTCGGCCATATCGAGCGCTGCCGCGTGCTGCTCCACTTGGTCGATGCCAACGACGCCGACGTCGCCGAAAGCTACCGCATCGTGCGCGACGAACTCGTCGCGTATGGCGCTGGGCTGGACGAGAAGCCTGTCGTGGTCGCGCTCAATAAGATTGACACGCTCGACGACGAACTGCTCGCCGCGCTGCTGGCCGAGCTCGAGGAAGCAAGCGGCGCCGAGGTGATTCCGATCTCCGCCGCGAGCGGCACCGGGCTCGATTGGGCACTTGATCATTTGCTTGAGGCGATCGGCCCGGATCACGCCAAGGTCGCCGCGGACGATACCGACGTTGAGCCGGTGGAGTGGTCGCCGGTCTGA
- the rpmA gene encoding 50S ribosomal protein L27, producing the protein MAHKKAGGSSRNGRDSAGRRLGVKKFGGQAATAGNILVRQRGTKFYPGRNVGIGTDHTLFALIDGRVVFHDGKLGRKFCSVDMIAEAAE; encoded by the coding sequence ATGGCACATAAGAAAGCAGGCGGTTCGTCGCGCAACGGTCGTGATTCGGCCGGTCGTCGCTTGGGCGTGAAGAAGTTCGGCGGGCAAGCAGCCACCGCCGGCAACATCCTCGTGCGTCAACGCGGCACCAAATTCTATCCGGGCCGTAACGTCGGCATCGGCACCGATCACACGCTGTTCGCACTGATCGACGGCCGTGTCGTGTTCCACGATGGCAAGCTCGGCCGAAAGTTCTGTTCGGTCGATATGATTGCCGAGGCCGCGGAATAA
- a CDS encoding glycosyltransferase family 2 protein produces MHTPIIVPRDLERVLEFDVPEPLMARIAATTGPCGLAIAYLAGNAIVSAAMHDYPPGTARPGRLRKRLPPPPPGLHGVRLAFVCDDVMPVEADRLDLPALAPDIADFARGTLTVGDLPDEFAPGSTIHLPLTLTNESAFAWEPGITGVALRLDYDGEVRTLPLPCTVPPGEARPIAITIHAPAEPGTRSLVCTPILAPALPFIRGRTFRPLRLTLTIAAPKPAAADQPSCRLDLASPPGALLAGEAAILALTLTNTGTTRIEASGPGCLRLRPRWRREPRDGGPIRDPATTLLPYPLEPGAGCIVALDVTGPPLGGRYKVDVLAERVGYHSRLDDDHAVSPPAMIEVAHPDEIDNALEHTLRRDALASGQAADRLAYCDWAARCDTLDPAGWAALAGLSHWPTHPLIAIELVGDRIEEATAFLERQPYPAWRLVTAEEDAPDADLILRWNPSEGRLADHALLFFAGELVRNPQLAAITADFDHLNADGQRHDRVFLPPPDPFFARAQPQTATISASKPEYLTAASQPQLHPGEGRGPVTTGPLLGPGLRRGAMHPWPAAVAHIPQVLFHRYDTTALPHLNPADAPPAPPGWRLTKMHDVPGYAARPILPSPAPRVALIIPTRDRRDLLATFISTILERTVYPSYELIVIDNGSTDPDTLDYLSWLERQSIARVLRDDGPFNWSRLNNRAAALTDADIFCFLNNDMEVTHEGWLTELAALAALPEVGVVGATLWFPDGTIQHAGVAFTAQGGPMHPFRSAPRGTAPFYLRTLRTQPAVTGACLAVRREIFHRLGGFDELFPLGFNDIDFCMRVREMLGLPSVCTPAAELLHKESASRGRLRNDADRARSIRELAWFQGRHLETALADRWTDTVAHAAPPTASLAAIARYPKGARSAVRRYNRLSERPVAFIHIPRTAGTACREALDRSLPDGAVLSLGARAVVEGHAGNPATAARLAPLLRETEVLVSHISHGFGAAIGWDCRYATILRDPRARVRSHHGFLVAPPNAPLQGTPLADWPLAALLRKGVIPGNLMLAKILGEPPEPVRWPQIDGRFPRYAGFGLPAALWTGDMDALTTLPDLAPDHDEEKVARALAIIERDFLFVGLQERLGEHLAHLAAALDIPAIGEIPRVNVSRDTTELSPADEEAITAYNALDRLLYDAIAARPGGLFIRD; encoded by the coding sequence ATGCACACGCCGATCATCGTACCGCGCGATCTCGAGCGCGTCCTCGAATTCGATGTCCCCGAGCCGCTGATGGCCCGGATCGCCGCGACCACAGGCCCGTGCGGCCTCGCCATCGCCTATCTCGCTGGCAACGCGATCGTCTCGGCGGCGATGCACGATTATCCCCCGGGCACAGCCCGCCCCGGCCGCCTGCGCAAGCGCCTCCCGCCGCCACCGCCCGGTCTCCACGGCGTGCGGCTCGCGTTCGTGTGCGACGATGTCATGCCAGTCGAGGCCGACCGGCTGGATCTCCCCGCGCTCGCCCCCGATATCGCCGATTTCGCACGCGGCACTCTCACCGTCGGCGATCTACCCGACGAATTCGCCCCCGGTTCGACGATCCACCTGCCACTCACGCTTACCAATGAGTCGGCGTTCGCGTGGGAGCCGGGCATCACCGGCGTCGCGCTTCGGCTCGACTATGATGGCGAAGTCCGCACGCTGCCGCTTCCCTGCACCGTACCGCCCGGCGAGGCGCGCCCGATCGCGATCACCATCCACGCCCCCGCCGAGCCCGGCACGCGCAGCCTCGTCTGCACCCCGATCCTCGCCCCCGCGCTGCCGTTCATCCGCGGCCGGACCTTCCGCCCGCTCCGCCTCACGCTCACCATCGCCGCCCCCAAGCCCGCCGCCGCTGACCAGCCGAGCTGCCGCCTCGACCTCGCCTCCCCGCCCGGCGCATTGCTCGCGGGCGAGGCAGCGATCCTGGCACTCACGCTCACCAACACCGGCACGACGCGGATCGAGGCGAGCGGCCCCGGCTGCCTCCGCCTGCGCCCACGCTGGCGCCGCGAGCCGCGCGACGGCGGCCCGATCCGCGATCCTGCAACCACGCTGCTGCCCTATCCGCTCGAGCCCGGCGCCGGCTGCATCGTCGCGCTCGACGTCACCGGCCCGCCGCTCGGCGGCCGCTACAAGGTCGACGTGCTGGCCGAGCGCGTCGGCTACCACAGCCGGCTCGACGATGATCATGCCGTCAGTCCGCCGGCGATGATCGAGGTCGCGCACCCCGACGAGATCGACAATGCGCTCGAACACACGCTGCGCCGCGACGCACTCGCCTCCGGCCAGGCAGCCGACCGGCTGGCGTATTGCGACTGGGCCGCGCGCTGCGACACGCTCGACCCTGCCGGCTGGGCCGCGCTCGCGGGGCTCTCCCACTGGCCGACGCATCCGCTGATCGCGATCGAACTCGTCGGCGACCGGATCGAAGAAGCCACCGCCTTCCTCGAACGCCAGCCCTATCCGGCATGGCGGCTCGTCACCGCCGAGGAGGACGCGCCCGACGCCGACCTCATCCTGCGCTGGAACCCATCGGAGGGCCGCCTCGCCGACCACGCCCTGCTGTTCTTCGCCGGCGAACTGGTCCGCAATCCGCAGCTCGCCGCCATCACCGCCGACTTCGATCACCTCAACGCCGACGGCCAGCGCCACGACCGCGTCTTCTTGCCCCCGCCCGACCCCTTCTTCGCCCGCGCGCAGCCGCAGACGGCGACGATCAGCGCGTCGAAGCCCGAATATCTGACTGCGGCGTCCCAACCTCAGCTCCACCCCGGCGAAGGCCGGGGCCCAGTCACGACCGGCCCGCTGCTGGGCCCCGGCCTTCGCCGGGGTGCAATGCATCCCTGGCCGGCCGCGGTAGCCCACATCCCCCAAGTCCTCTTCCACCGCTACGACACCACCGCCCTACCTCACCTCAACCCCGCCGATGCTCCACCCGCGCCCCCCGGCTGGCGGCTGACCAAGATGCACGACGTGCCCGGCTACGCCGCCCGGCCGATCCTCCCCAGCCCCGCCCCCCGCGTCGCGCTGATTATCCCCACGCGCGACCGGCGCGACTTGCTCGCGACCTTCATCAGCACGATCCTCGAACGCACGGTTTACCCAAGCTACGAGTTGATCGTCATCGACAACGGCTCCACCGATCCCGACACGCTCGATTATCTCTCGTGGCTGGAACGACAGAGCATCGCCCGCGTGCTGCGCGACGACGGCCCGTTCAACTGGTCGCGCCTCAACAACCGAGCCGCCGCGCTTACCGACGCCGACATCTTCTGCTTCCTCAACAACGACATGGAAGTCACCCACGAAGGCTGGCTCACCGAACTCGCCGCGCTCGCCGCATTGCCCGAAGTAGGCGTAGTAGGCGCAACCCTCTGGTTCCCCGACGGCACGATCCAACATGCCGGCGTCGCGTTCACCGCGCAGGGCGGGCCGATGCACCCGTTCCGCAGCGCCCCCCGTGGCACCGCCCCCTTCTACCTGCGCACGCTCCGCACCCAACCTGCAGTGACCGGCGCCTGTCTCGCCGTGCGCCGCGAGATCTTCCACCGCCTCGGCGGCTTTGACGAGCTGTTTCCGCTCGGCTTCAACGATATCGATTTCTGCATGCGCGTCCGCGAAATGCTGGGCCTGCCGTCGGTTTGCACCCCCGCCGCCGAGCTACTCCACAAGGAAAGCGCCTCGCGCGGTCGGCTGCGGAACGATGCCGACCGCGCTCGCTCGATACGCGAACTCGCCTGGTTCCAGGGGCGCCATCTCGAAACCGCACTCGCCGATCGCTGGACCGACACGGTGGCGCACGCAGCGCCACCCACGGCGTCGCTGGCCGCAATCGCACGATATCCAAAAGGCGCTCGATCGGCAGTGCGGCGCTATAACCGCCTGAGCGAACGCCCGGTCGCCTTCATCCACATTCCGCGCACGGCCGGCACCGCCTGCCGCGAGGCGCTCGATCGCAGCCTGCCCGACGGCGCGGTGCTCAGCCTCGGCGCACGCGCGGTGGTCGAGGGACACGCCGGCAACCCCGCCACCGCCGCCCGCCTCGCCCCGCTGTTGCGCGAGACGGAAGTGCTCGTCTCGCACATCAGCCACGGCTTCGGCGCGGCGATCGGCTGGGACTGCCGCTACGCGACCATCCTGCGCGATCCACGTGCCCGCGTTCGCTCGCACCACGGCTTTCTCGTCGCCCCGCCCAACGCGCCGCTCCAGGGCACGCCGCTCGCCGATTGGCCGCTCGCTGCGCTGCTGCGCAAGGGCGTCATCCCCGGCAACCTGATGCTCGCCAAGATCCTCGGCGAACCGCCGGAACCGGTGCGCTGGCCGCAGATTGATGGCCGCTTCCCGCGCTACGCCGGCTTCGGCCTCCCCGCCGCGCTCTGGACCGGCGACATGGACGCTTTAACCACGCTGCCCGATCTCGCCCCCGACCACGACGAGGAAAAAGTCGCCCGCGCGCTTGCTATCATCGAGCGCGACTTCCTGTTTGTCGGCCTGCAGGAGCGGCTCGGCGAGCATCTCGCGCACCTCGCCGCCGCGCTCGACATCCCCGCGATCGGCGAAATCCCCCGCGTCAACGTCTCCCGCGACACCACCGAACTGTCCCCCGCCGACGAGGAAGCAATCACCGCCTACAACGCGCTCGACCGCCTGCTCTACGACGCCATCGCCGCCCGCCCCGGCGGGCTGTTCATCCGCGACTAG
- the hspQ gene encoding heat shock protein HspQ, whose protein sequence is MPAANHTAAAHTVIAQDTPAAPSIAHARFTIGDIVRHRMLDFRGVIFDVDPVFANTEEWYQAIPEGIRPRKDQPFYHLLAENAESTYVAYVSQQNLVHDESDEPVDHPAIDGLFTGLSDGRYLLRREHRH, encoded by the coding sequence ATGCCCGCTGCCAACCACACCGCTGCCGCCCACACCGTCATCGCTCAGGACACGCCGGCCGCGCCGTCCATCGCGCATGCTCGGTTCACCATCGGTGATATCGTGCGCCACCGAATGCTCGATTTCCGCGGCGTCATCTTCGATGTCGATCCGGTCTTCGCGAATACCGAGGAATGGTATCAGGCGATCCCCGAGGGCATTCGGCCGCGCAAGGACCAGCCCTTCTACCATCTACTCGCCGAGAACGCCGAATCGACCTACGTCGCCTACGTCAGCCAGCAGAACCTGGTGCATGACGAAAGCGACGAGCCGGTCGATCACCCCGCGATCGACGGGCTGTTCACCGGGCTCAGCGACGGCCGCTATCTCCTGCGCCGCGAACACCGCCACTAG
- a CDS encoding TetR/AcrR family transcriptional regulator — MSVTPLRRRLSPEESRAAAMEAARDLLVEIGPQAVTLKAVGARVGRTHANLLHHFGSAEGLQKALIAHMATRIVGTIKEAVIRSREAEDPAEVVDLTFDAFGKNGAGALASWMILTGNENALDPILTAIHDLVEDLAQDHEAGGRPLREETLQLVLMALGDALLGAPMARTLGLPADTARQLARRMLLADRER, encoded by the coding sequence ATGTCCGTTACTCCCCTACGCCGCCGCCTCAGCCCCGAAGAATCACGCGCCGCCGCCATGGAAGCCGCGCGCGATCTGCTGGTCGAGATTGGCCCGCAGGCAGTGACGCTGAAGGCGGTCGGCGCGCGCGTCGGGCGCACCCACGCCAATCTGCTCCACCATTTCGGCTCTGCGGAGGGTCTTCAGAAAGCGCTCATCGCGCACATGGCGACGCGAATCGTCGGCACGATCAAGGAAGCCGTGATCCGATCGCGCGAGGCGGAGGATCCGGCCGAAGTCGTTGATTTGACGTTCGACGCGTTCGGCAAGAATGGCGCCGGCGCCCTGGCGAGCTGGATGATCCTGACCGGCAACGAGAATGCGCTCGACCCAATCCTCACCGCGATCCACGATCTGGTCGAGGATCTGGCGCAGGATCACGAGGCCGGCGGGCGCCCATTGCGCGAGGAGACGCTGCAACTCGTGCTGATGGCGCTCGGCGACGCACTCCTCGGCGCCCCGATGGCCAGAACACTCGGCCTGCCGGCAGACACCGCCCGCCAGCTTGCCCGGCGAATGCTGCTGGCGGACCGCGAGCGATAA
- a CDS encoding NAD-dependent epimerase/dehydratase family protein: MSTTGARRAIVVGGGFIGSAAATALAGDGWDVRQITRAPTIPIAGVIRVAIDYRDTAMAEHLAGAEALVFATGEMLPAFLPDDFAASYVEQVAPVITLTERAHRAGVARMVFVSSGGTVYGPAVTVPTHEDSATEPVNAYGCLKLQTEVALRFLATRLGISVVSLRVANPYGPGQRTDRGLGFVSVALDRALRGQEMAIWGDGEVTRDYLYIDDLGRAIAAAARTRTEHDVINIGSGHEISLNSVCALVEELTGRTISRSYFPPRSVDVPRSTLAIERAARELAWRPEVDLREGIMRILDART; this comes from the coding sequence ATGAGTACGACGGGAGCGAGGCGCGCGATCGTCGTTGGTGGTGGTTTCATCGGCAGCGCTGCCGCAACCGCGCTGGCTGGGGATGGCTGGGACGTGCGCCAGATCACGCGCGCGCCGACCATACCGATCGCTGGCGTCATCCGGGTGGCGATCGATTACCGGGACACCGCGATGGCGGAGCATCTTGCCGGCGCGGAGGCGCTCGTCTTCGCGACGGGCGAGATGCTGCCGGCGTTCCTTCCCGATGATTTCGCGGCATCCTATGTCGAACAGGTCGCGCCGGTAATCACGCTGACGGAGCGCGCGCATCGCGCGGGTGTGGCGCGGATGGTGTTCGTGTCGTCCGGCGGCACCGTCTATGGCCCGGCGGTGACGGTGCCGACGCACGAGGACAGCGCGACCGAACCGGTGAACGCTTATGGGTGTCTCAAGCTGCAGACCGAGGTGGCGCTGCGCTTCCTCGCCACACGGCTCGGCATCTCGGTCGTGTCGCTGCGGGTGGCAAACCCCTATGGGCCGGGGCAGCGCACCGATCGCGGATTGGGCTTCGTCAGCGTCGCGCTCGATCGTGCGCTGCGGGGGCAGGAGATGGCGATCTGGGGCGATGGCGAGGTGACGCGCGATTATCTCTACATCGATGATCTAGGCCGGGCGATCGCGGCGGCGGCGCGCACGCGCACGGAGCACGACGTGATCAACATCGGATCCGGGCACGAGATATCGCTCAATAGCGTCTGCGCGCTGGTCGAGGAGCTGACCGGGCGGACGATCTCGCGCAGCTATTTTCCGCCGCGCAGCGTTGACGTGCCGCGCAGCACGCTTGCGATCGAGCGCGCTGCGCGCGAGCTCGCGTGGCGACCCGAAGTCGATCTGCGCGAGGGGATCATGCGAATCCTAGACGCTCGGACTTGA